Proteins from a single region of Carassius gibelio isolate Cgi1373 ecotype wild population from Czech Republic chromosome A5, carGib1.2-hapl.c, whole genome shotgun sequence:
- the LOC127996474 gene encoding complement C5 isoform X1 codes for MMARLFLLCILHLLICITVQESVYLITAPKLLRLDASEKVVVQLFGYENEITVDLHLKNTLAPSYKQYASESLKLNAENNYQASATLRIMPTDFPKGDKYVYLQAISSAFMAHEKIPVTTVNGFLFIQTDKPIYTPEQEVQVRVYSLNEELRKSRQNVTLTFVDPNGIKVEMIDMTDINGAKPLLPPFKIPLKPIYGIWKILGTYADTFETTATAEFEVKEYVLPNISLHIQPEANYVSEKNFESFKLMISAKYFCGTPVNSADIFVTFGYSSPDETVMIPTTFSRYMLRDGKTEVNLDIKSALSTMPDGPQSLREMIENSFLQVRVLLQESTGGISQEAVLSNVKFVQTPFTLNLISTPAFIKPGLPYAMRVLVKDPLGKPVQGVSVTTRATITTADKEHDTLKFSGYNDTLTVTSRKDGIAYFTCNIPANVKQAEFTFETEDPSWNQDPLKLKAESYVSVNHRYLYINLPESSEFEVGQNISIDVYFEFRDYLSLKTFSYQIISRGKVVQFDTVNWGGVKSQNLNIQITPDMVPSARLVVYYVLYGEQKAELVADSTWIDVKAKCVNNLNVDISTPNSQYVYKPKDKLKLRVSTKSREESLVAFSAVDTALYNLKSNDKDPLKKVLQHVERSDLGCGRGGGKNNGDVFDRIGLMSITNTNAKTSSTEGVCSDLVRPKRSVDLAQKFEQLAKSFGLYKRCCSSGTESSPEFETCQHRSERLSYPPTFDATQKRRCKYAFVRCCTEALKLRKEVDKIILSRKAMDFLLDAMPSQFRGYHFPESWLWEEHTTKSGSVSITKIIPDSLTTWELKAVGVFSEGICVSEEKIQVSQDISVDVP; via the exons ATGATGGCACGTTTATTTTTGCTCTGTATACTTCATCTTTTAATCTGCATCACTGTCCAGGAAAGTGT aTACTTAATCACTGCACCTAAACTGCTGCGACTCGATGCTTCAGAAAAGGTGGTGGTGCAGTTGTTTGGCTATGAGAATGAAATTACAGTAGATCTTCACCTAAAGAACACACTAGCACCAAGTTATAAACAATATGCATCTGAGTCCCTGAAACTCAACGCTGAGAATAACTATCAAGCTTCGGCTACTTTACGG ATAATGCCTACAGATTTCCCTAAAGGGGACAAGTATGTCTACCTTCAGGCGATTTCCTCTGCTTTCATGGCACATGAAAAAATCCCAGTCACTACAGTAAACGGTTTTCTCTTTATCCAGACTGACAAGCCAATATACACACCCGAACAAGAGG taCAAGTGCGTGTTTACTCCCTCAACGAGGAGCTGAGGAAATCTAGACAAAACGTCACCCTTACATTCGTG GATCCTAATGGTATCAAAGTAGAGATGATCGATATGACAGACATCAATGGAGCAAAGCCACTTCTTCCACCTTTCAAAATACCTTTAAAGCCAAT TTATGGGATATGGAAGATTTTGGGCACCTATGCAGACACTTTTGAAACCACTGCCACGGCTGAGTTTGAGGTCAAAGAATATG TGCTGCCTAATATTTCACTCCACATTCAGCCCGAGGCCAACTACGTCAGTGAGAAGAACTTTGAATCTTTCAAATTGATGATTTCAGCCAA ATATTTTTGTGGAACACCAGTTAATTCAGCAGACATTTTCGTGACATTTGGATACAGTTCTCCAGATGAAACTGTCATGATACCAACAACCTTTTCAAGATACATG CTGAGAGATGGAAAGACAGAAGTCAACTTAGACATCAAGTCAGCTTTGTCAACTATGCCAGATGGGCCTCAAAGTCTGAGAGAAATGATAGAAAACAGCTTTCTTCAAGTGAGAGTTTTGTTACAAGAATCAACTG GTGGTATCTCCCAGGAAGCAGTGCTCTCAAATGTGAAATTTGTGCAAACTCCATTTACACTGAATCTGATTTCAACACCTGCTTTCATCAAACCGGGTCTACCATACGCAATGAGA GTCTTGGTGAAGGATCCTTTGGGTAAACCAGTGCAAGGTGTGTCAGTCACGACAAGGGCAACAATAACCACAGCTGACAAAGAACATGACACCCTCAAATTCTCAGGATACAATGATACATTGACAGTGACAAGTCGGAAGGATGGAATTGCTTACTTCACCTGTAATATACCAGCTAATGTAAAACAAGCTGAATTCACT TTTGAGACAGAAGATCCTTCTTGGAATCAAGATCCGCTTAAACTAAAGGCGGAATCATATGTGTCTGTCAACCATCGTTACCTGTACATCAATTTGCCTGAATCCTCAGAATTTGAAGTCGGACAGAACATTTCCATCGATGTTTACTTTGAATTTCGTGACTACCTTTCTCTGAAGACCTTCAGCTACCAG ATCATTTCCAGAGGAAAAGTTGTGCAGTTTGACACAGTTAACTGGGGTGGTGTAAAGAGTCAGAACCTCAACATTCAAATCACCCCTGACATGGTGCCATCTGCCCGGCTAGTGGTGTACTACGTTCTGTATGGTGAACAAAAAGCAGAGCTGGTGGCAGACTCCACGTGGATTGATGTGAAGGCTAAATGTGTTAACAATTTAAAC GTAGACATATCAACTCCCAACTCACAGTATGTCTACAAACCCAAAGATAAACTCAAATTAAGAGTGTCAACTAAAAGCAGAGAAGAGTCACTGGTGGCCTTTTCTGCTGTTGATACAGCCCTATACAACCTAAAATCTAATGACAAGGACCCTCTAAAAAAG GTGTTACAACATGTTGAGCGAAGTGACTTGGGTTGTGGAAGAGGCGGAGGCAAAAATAATGGTGATGTATTTGACCGTATCGGCCTTATGTCCATCACCAATACAAACGCCAAAACCTCTAGCACAG agGGGGTTTGCTCCGACTTGGTTAGGCCAAAGCGTTCAGTTGACCTGGCACAAAAGTTTGAGCAATTGG CCAAATCCTTTGGGTTGTACAAGCGTTGCTGCTCCTCTGGGACAGAGAGTAGCCCGGAATTCGAAACCTGTCAGCATCGTTCAGAGAGATTGTCTTATCCTCC AACTTTTGATGCAACTCAGAAGAGGCGGTGTAAGTATGCTTTCGTGAGATGTTGCACCGAAGCTCTTAAGCTCCGTAAAGAGGTGGATAAAATCATACTAAGTCGCAAAG CAATGGACTTTCTGCTGGATGCGATGCCATCTCAGTTTAGGGGCTACCATTTCCCTGAGAGCTGGTTATGGGAGGAACACACAACCAA GTCTGGCTCAGTAAGCATTACAAAAATTATTCCAGACTCACTGACTACATGGGAGCTCAAAGCAGTTGGGGTATTCAGTGAGG GGATCTGTGTGTCAGAGGAGAAGATTCAGGTGTCCCAGGACATTAGTGTGGATGTGCCCTAA
- the LOC127996616 gene encoding uncharacterized protein LOC127996616 isoform X1, with protein MCLCPVLVRLVYTFIVDAVCLLAVCIEPKFKDAATQWEDLTKTDHSYMAKLDHVNKSTQTGGQTVADDMLLDDDTSLLYTGLRLVYFFTLVKSMLPFSKPSCSIPVVDQILMTLMKLKLNLVLGDVAKRFKVSKGEVSKVIAHWIDTLGEQLEPMVAWLPRSVIRANMPPSFRKNHPQTTCIFDCAETAIQRATNLNCRSATFSHYKGTNTAKYLVAVSPHGLIMFISEAYAGKSSDKFITMNSGFLEALRPGDEVMADRGFTIRDVLHERKVKLNIPAFTHKRGQLTNEEVTRTRRVANVRIHVERAIRRLKVFKILSQTVPISMTPRLDKILTICAALANMRSRLIRLPHEV; from the coding sequence ATGTGTCTCTGTCCTGTGTTAGTTAGACTGgtatatacatttatagttgATGCTGTTTGTCTTTTAGCAGTGTGCATCGAGCCGAAGTTTAAAGATGCTGCAACACAATGGGAGGACCTAACAAAAACTGACCACAGCTACATGGCAAAGTTGGACCACGTGAACAAATCGACGCAGACTGGGGGTCAGACTGTGGCTGATGATATGCTCCTGGATGATGATACCTCGCTGCTGTACACAGGACTGCGTCtggtatatttttttactttggtgAAATCGATGTTGCCATTTAGTAAACCATCATGTAGTATTCCTGTTGTTGACCAAATACTGATGACCCTCATGAAACTTAAACTGAACCTTGTGTTAGGGGATGTGGCAAAGCGCTTTAAAGTGTCTAAAGGTGAAGTAAGTAAGGTGATTGCTCACTGGATTGATACATTGGGTGAGCAGCTTGAACCCATGGTTGCCTGGCTGCCAAGAAGTGTTATACGTGCTAACATGCCACCATCCTTTAGAAAGAACCACCCCCAGACCACTTGCATCTTCGATTGTGCTGAAACGGCTATTCAGAGAGCAACAAACCTTAACTGTAGGAGTGCCACTTTCAGTCATTACAAGGGAACCAATACTGCCAAATATCTTGTTGCTGTGTCACCTCATGGGCTGATAATGTTTATATCAGAGGCCTATGCTGGTAAAAGCAGTGACAAGTTTATCACTATGAACAGTGGGTTTCTGGAGGCCCTAAGGCCTGGTGATGAGGTAATGGCTGACAGGGGTTTCACGATTCGAGATGTACTACATGAAAGGAAGGTGAAATTGAATATTCCTGCCTTTACCCACAAGCGTGGTCAATTGACCAATGAGGAGGTAACGCGCACTAGACGAGTGGCCAATGTCCGTATACATGTGGAGAGGGCAATCCGAAGACTTAAAGTCTTCAAAATTCTGTCCCAAACTGTCCCAATCTCCATGACCCCGCGGTTGGACAAGATTCTTACCATATGTGCTGCTTTAGCAAACATGAGGTCCAGACTCATCCGACTGCCACATGAGGTTTAG
- the LOC127996616 gene encoding uncharacterized protein LOC127996616 isoform X2: protein MRRKLDRNTSDTQSDAVCIEPKFKDAATQWEDLTKTDHSYMAKLDHVNKSTQTGGQTVADDMLLDDDTSLLYTGLRLVYFFTLVKSMLPFSKPSCSIPVVDQILMTLMKLKLNLVLGDVAKRFKVSKGEVSKVIAHWIDTLGEQLEPMVAWLPRSVIRANMPPSFRKNHPQTTCIFDCAETAIQRATNLNCRSATFSHYKGTNTAKYLVAVSPHGLIMFISEAYAGKSSDKFITMNSGFLEALRPGDEVMADRGFTIRDVLHERKVKLNIPAFTHKRGQLTNEEVTRTRRVANVRIHVERAIRRLKVFKILSQTVPISMTPRLDKILTICAALANMRSRLIRLPHEV, encoded by the exons ATGAGACGTAAACTCGACAGAAACACAAGTGACACGCAATCGGATG CAGTGTGCATCGAGCCGAAGTTTAAAGATGCTGCAACACAATGGGAGGACCTAACAAAAACTGACCACAGCTACATGGCAAAGTTGGACCACGTGAACAAATCGACGCAGACTGGGGGTCAGACTGTGGCTGATGATATGCTCCTGGATGATGATACCTCGCTGCTGTACACAGGACTGCGTCtggtatatttttttactttggtgAAATCGATGTTGCCATTTAGTAAACCATCATGTAGTATTCCTGTTGTTGACCAAATACTGATGACCCTCATGAAACTTAAACTGAACCTTGTGTTAGGGGATGTGGCAAAGCGCTTTAAAGTGTCTAAAGGTGAAGTAAGTAAGGTGATTGCTCACTGGATTGATACATTGGGTGAGCAGCTTGAACCCATGGTTGCCTGGCTGCCAAGAAGTGTTATACGTGCTAACATGCCACCATCCTTTAGAAAGAACCACCCCCAGACCACTTGCATCTTCGATTGTGCTGAAACGGCTATTCAGAGAGCAACAAACCTTAACTGTAGGAGTGCCACTTTCAGTCATTACAAGGGAACCAATACTGCCAAATATCTTGTTGCTGTGTCACCTCATGGGCTGATAATGTTTATATCAGAGGCCTATGCTGGTAAAAGCAGTGACAAGTTTATCACTATGAACAGTGGGTTTCTGGAGGCCCTAAGGCCTGGTGATGAGGTAATGGCTGACAGGGGTTTCACGATTCGAGATGTACTACATGAAAGGAAGGTGAAATTGAATATTCCTGCCTTTACCCACAAGCGTGGTCAATTGACCAATGAGGAGGTAACGCGCACTAGACGAGTGGCCAATGTCCGTATACATGTGGAGAGGGCAATCCGAAGACTTAAAGTCTTCAAAATTCTGTCCCAAACTGTCCCAATCTCCATGACCCCGCGGTTGGACAAGATTCTTACCATATGTGCTGCTTTAGCAAACATGAGGTCCAGACTCATCCGACTGCCACATGAGGTTTAG
- the LOC127996474 gene encoding complement C5 isoform X2: MARLFLLCILHLLICITVQESVYLITAPKLLRLDASEKVVVQLFGYENEITVDLHLKNTLAPSYKQYASESLKLNAENNYQASATLRIMPTDFPKGDKYVYLQAISSAFMAHEKIPVTTVNGFLFIQTDKPIYTPEQEVQVRVYSLNEELRKSRQNVTLTFVDPNGIKVEMIDMTDINGAKPLLPPFKIPLKPIYGIWKILGTYADTFETTATAEFEVKEYVLPNISLHIQPEANYVSEKNFESFKLMISAKYFCGTPVNSADIFVTFGYSSPDETVMIPTTFSRYMLRDGKTEVNLDIKSALSTMPDGPQSLREMIENSFLQVRVLLQESTGGISQEAVLSNVKFVQTPFTLNLISTPAFIKPGLPYAMRVLVKDPLGKPVQGVSVTTRATITTADKEHDTLKFSGYNDTLTVTSRKDGIAYFTCNIPANVKQAEFTFETEDPSWNQDPLKLKAESYVSVNHRYLYINLPESSEFEVGQNISIDVYFEFRDYLSLKTFSYQIISRGKVVQFDTVNWGGVKSQNLNIQITPDMVPSARLVVYYVLYGEQKAELVADSTWIDVKAKCVNNLNVDISTPNSQYVYKPKDKLKLRVSTKSREESLVAFSAVDTALYNLKSNDKDPLKKVLQHVERSDLGCGRGGGKNNGDVFDRIGLMSITNTNAKTSSTEGVCSDLVRPKRSVDLAQKFEQLAKSFGLYKRCCSSGTESSPEFETCQHRSERLSYPPTFDATQKRRCKYAFVRCCTEALKLRKEVDKIILSRKAMDFLLDAMPSQFRGYHFPESWLWEEHTTKDLCVRGEDSGVPGH; this comes from the exons ATGGCACGTTTATTTTTGCTCTGTATACTTCATCTTTTAATCTGCATCACTGTCCAGGAAAGTGT aTACTTAATCACTGCACCTAAACTGCTGCGACTCGATGCTTCAGAAAAGGTGGTGGTGCAGTTGTTTGGCTATGAGAATGAAATTACAGTAGATCTTCACCTAAAGAACACACTAGCACCAAGTTATAAACAATATGCATCTGAGTCCCTGAAACTCAACGCTGAGAATAACTATCAAGCTTCGGCTACTTTACGG ATAATGCCTACAGATTTCCCTAAAGGGGACAAGTATGTCTACCTTCAGGCGATTTCCTCTGCTTTCATGGCACATGAAAAAATCCCAGTCACTACAGTAAACGGTTTTCTCTTTATCCAGACTGACAAGCCAATATACACACCCGAACAAGAGG taCAAGTGCGTGTTTACTCCCTCAACGAGGAGCTGAGGAAATCTAGACAAAACGTCACCCTTACATTCGTG GATCCTAATGGTATCAAAGTAGAGATGATCGATATGACAGACATCAATGGAGCAAAGCCACTTCTTCCACCTTTCAAAATACCTTTAAAGCCAAT TTATGGGATATGGAAGATTTTGGGCACCTATGCAGACACTTTTGAAACCACTGCCACGGCTGAGTTTGAGGTCAAAGAATATG TGCTGCCTAATATTTCACTCCACATTCAGCCCGAGGCCAACTACGTCAGTGAGAAGAACTTTGAATCTTTCAAATTGATGATTTCAGCCAA ATATTTTTGTGGAACACCAGTTAATTCAGCAGACATTTTCGTGACATTTGGATACAGTTCTCCAGATGAAACTGTCATGATACCAACAACCTTTTCAAGATACATG CTGAGAGATGGAAAGACAGAAGTCAACTTAGACATCAAGTCAGCTTTGTCAACTATGCCAGATGGGCCTCAAAGTCTGAGAGAAATGATAGAAAACAGCTTTCTTCAAGTGAGAGTTTTGTTACAAGAATCAACTG GTGGTATCTCCCAGGAAGCAGTGCTCTCAAATGTGAAATTTGTGCAAACTCCATTTACACTGAATCTGATTTCAACACCTGCTTTCATCAAACCGGGTCTACCATACGCAATGAGA GTCTTGGTGAAGGATCCTTTGGGTAAACCAGTGCAAGGTGTGTCAGTCACGACAAGGGCAACAATAACCACAGCTGACAAAGAACATGACACCCTCAAATTCTCAGGATACAATGATACATTGACAGTGACAAGTCGGAAGGATGGAATTGCTTACTTCACCTGTAATATACCAGCTAATGTAAAACAAGCTGAATTCACT TTTGAGACAGAAGATCCTTCTTGGAATCAAGATCCGCTTAAACTAAAGGCGGAATCATATGTGTCTGTCAACCATCGTTACCTGTACATCAATTTGCCTGAATCCTCAGAATTTGAAGTCGGACAGAACATTTCCATCGATGTTTACTTTGAATTTCGTGACTACCTTTCTCTGAAGACCTTCAGCTACCAG ATCATTTCCAGAGGAAAAGTTGTGCAGTTTGACACAGTTAACTGGGGTGGTGTAAAGAGTCAGAACCTCAACATTCAAATCACCCCTGACATGGTGCCATCTGCCCGGCTAGTGGTGTACTACGTTCTGTATGGTGAACAAAAAGCAGAGCTGGTGGCAGACTCCACGTGGATTGATGTGAAGGCTAAATGTGTTAACAATTTAAAC GTAGACATATCAACTCCCAACTCACAGTATGTCTACAAACCCAAAGATAAACTCAAATTAAGAGTGTCAACTAAAAGCAGAGAAGAGTCACTGGTGGCCTTTTCTGCTGTTGATACAGCCCTATACAACCTAAAATCTAATGACAAGGACCCTCTAAAAAAG GTGTTACAACATGTTGAGCGAAGTGACTTGGGTTGTGGAAGAGGCGGAGGCAAAAATAATGGTGATGTATTTGACCGTATCGGCCTTATGTCCATCACCAATACAAACGCCAAAACCTCTAGCACAG agGGGGTTTGCTCCGACTTGGTTAGGCCAAAGCGTTCAGTTGACCTGGCACAAAAGTTTGAGCAATTGG CCAAATCCTTTGGGTTGTACAAGCGTTGCTGCTCCTCTGGGACAGAGAGTAGCCCGGAATTCGAAACCTGTCAGCATCGTTCAGAGAGATTGTCTTATCCTCC AACTTTTGATGCAACTCAGAAGAGGCGGTGTAAGTATGCTTTCGTGAGATGTTGCACCGAAGCTCTTAAGCTCCGTAAAGAGGTGGATAAAATCATACTAAGTCGCAAAG CAATGGACTTTCTGCTGGATGCGATGCCATCTCAGTTTAGGGGCTACCATTTCCCTGAGAGCTGGTTATGGGAGGAACACACAACCAA GGATCTGTGTGTCAGAGGAGAAGATTCAGGTGTCCCAGGACATTAG